From Alloacidobacterium dinghuense:
TTCAATCCCTACGGCAAGACGAAGGCGGCTCGTCGCCAGATTGCGCTCACCGGAGCAGCCAAGGAAGTTCTAATCCGCCGAATAAATGGAGCAGAGCCGTACCTGTTCCCCTGTGAAACGAATCCGACTCGCCCAGTGCCAAAAGTCAATAATGCTCATGACCGGGCTGTGAGGGATGCCAAGGTTGCGCCGTTTAGACTTTATGACCTTCGGCACACCTGGGCGACTCGCGCAGCCAGGTCCGGCATTGATCTTGTGCAATGGCAGCCATGCTGGGCCATTCCCGAATCCAAATGGTGCTCAGATACGCTCACCCGACTCAGCAGCATCAGGCACAAGCCATGCAACGCCTAGAGCGATTTGTCAGTGAACAGAGAATTGCCGTAGCAGAGCAGAAATCTCCAGCAGCGTCACATGTCATTCAGTAAGCGTCTGGGGTGGTGCCCGGCCCATCTCTAGAGGTCTATGCTTTCTATCGCGGCACCATCAGAGGCGGCGCTGCACGCCTTCGACAACCACAATCGCGTCGTCGACCACGAGGCCGATTGCCAGAACCAGGCCCAGCATCGAGAGCGCCTTACCGATCCAGTACGCAAGATCTTGGACAGTTCTATGTTCGCAACAACCAGGGTCAAAATGTACCGCTTTCCGCGCTCGCAAACTTCGAGACTCGTTACGGCCCGGAATTCACCTTGTGCTACAACGAGTATCGCTCTGCCGAAATTATCGGCAGCGCTGCGCCCGGCTACAGCTCGGAACAGGCGACAGCGGCACTGGAAGACGTGTTCAGGCAAACCATGCCCCACCAAATGGGCTTCGACTACATGGGCATGTCGTATCAAGAGCAGAAAGCGCGCCAAGGGGTACCGGCCTGGGCAATTTTTGGCCTATCGCTGCTCTTCGTGTTTCTCGTTCTCGCTGCGATGTATGAGAGCTGGTCGCTGCCATGGAGCGTACTGCTGAGCACTCCGGTCGCAGTATTTGGCGCGGTTGCGGCACTCTGGCTGCGTCGCGTCGTGCTCGGCTGGTTCCTGCCGCCGTACATGATTCAAATGGAAAACGATGTGTACACCCAGATCGGCCTGGTGATGCTCATCGGCCTGGGCGCGAAGAATTCCATTCTGATTGTCGCGTTCGCGAAAGAAGAGTACGAACGCGGCAAGCCCCTAATCGATGCTGCGCTGGACGGCGCAAGGCTTCGCTTTCGGCCGCTCATGATGACCGCGCTCGCCTTTATTTGTCGGGTGCGTGCCGCTCTGGATCGCATCCGGTGCAGGCTCAATCGCACGACACATCATAGGAATGACTGTGATCGGAGGCATGCTGGCCGAGACGTTTGTCGGCAGATTCTTTGTTCCCGCGATTTTCTACGTAGTTGAGAGGTTCTCAGGCGCTGAGAAGCGGAAGTATTGCCACTCGCTCCCGCCGAAACGCCCACTCTGGGAGATTGAATCATGAAGAACACTGCACACTTAGGAATCCTAGCCGTGCTGGTTCAAGAAACCGGCTGCATGATGGGGCCGAAGTACAAACGGCCTGCGGTGAATGTTCCTCAACAGTACCGTACGCCGGAACCGCAACAAGCCACCCAAGCCTCGTCGCTTGGCAACGAGCAATGGTGGCAGCTTTATGAGGATCCGGTGCTCACGCAGCTGATTCACACCGCCATTGCGCAAAATTATGATGTGCGCATCGCCGCCGCTCGAGTGCTCGAAGCTCAGGCACAAGTCGGCATTACCCGCGCCAACCGATTTCCGTCCGCAAGCGTCGGCGCCGACATTTACAGCCAACAAAACGCCAAGGTGACAAATGTATTTCCCGCTTATCAGGTCAACACAGGCGAACTGAATCTATCGGTGATCTGGAATCTGGACTTCTGGGGGAAGTATCGCAGACAAACCGAAGCGGCTCGAGCCCAATTATTCGCAACCGAGTGGGGGCAGCGAGCGGTGATTTCTTCGCTGGTGACCAATGTAGCAACGGCTTATTTCCAGCTTCGTGCGCTCGACAGCGAACTCGAAATCTCGCGGCGCACGCTGGCATCTCGGCGAGAATCGCTCAAACCAACTCAATTCCTCGAGGAGTGAATTGGTGGGACGGCCTCCGGGTCACCTGAATGAGAGAGGTGGTTGATCCTCGCGGAGGCCTTGCCATGTGGTCGTCACCGTCACGGCCTGACGCACATACCGGCTGCTTCCCAGTTGCTGCATCTCTTGAGTTCAAGGGTGAACTCAAGAGATGGCCCATGCTAAGCATGGTCTGCGACAAGGAATGTCTGGTTCTTTTCCATGGACTTTGTCAACTTCACAAAATCAGCCTGAGAGAGTTGAGCAGGCAGGAAATCTGTCCTGCCATCCGGTTGCACTGCATCCTTCATCATCCGCTCGTGGTGATACGTTGAAACACTCAGCATGCGACACGGATGCTCACTCTTGTTGAAGAATGTGTGAGGCGCATTGGGTTGCACCACCAGGCTTTCGCCGGATTCATACACGTTCCACTCAGCGGCGCCCTCGCTGTTCCAGGACCCAATAGCCAGAGTGCCTTCCAGTACATAGAAAAACTCCGCAAATGGGTGCTTATGAAGTGGAATACCCATGCCCGGCACGACCGTGGTCTCATAAATGGAGAAGGTATAGCCCGTGTTCTCTCCCAGTGCCCTCCATAGCAATTGCATAGGCCCGATAGCCAGCGCCGGGCCGCCTGTTTTGTTGTTCTTAATGACGTTGTGATGAATGACTTCTTCAAGCGGAGTGGGGAAGTTTGACATATAAGTTTCCTTTCGTGAACGAAGTTGGTGCTCTGGGGTGAATGTCAGAGCTTGTGAGTTGCGGAGCTAGCACTCCGCTAGTCCCGTGGGTTTCCACAGTTATCTGTCGCATGAATCGTTACAGGCCCCTTACACAGCTGATCGGATCGCCTCGATGAGAGAGGGGTTGATCCTCGCGGAGGCCTAGCTACGTGGTCGTCACTGTCACGGCCTGACGCACATACCGGCTGCTTTCCAGTTGCTGCACCATGAAGGCTGCCAGATCTGCCCGCCCGATCTTGTGCGCCTTTTCGCCGCCCTCCGTGCTCAGCACCCTGGCAACGCCGGTCTTCTCCCCGTCGGTCAACATCGGCGGTCGTACGAGCGTCCAGTCCAGGTTGCTGCCTTCGATCTCGGCCTCCATGCCCGCCTTGTCTACCAGCAGACCCCGCAGAAACGTCCGCATGAGCAGGTGCTCGTTGAAGAAGCCGGCGTTCTTGACGCTCTCGCCCGCACCAACCACCGAAATCTTCAGCAACCGCCGCACGCCATTGCGTCGCATCGCGTCCACAATATTGTGTGCCGCGCTCGTTTCCATTGTCGTCACTTTCCACGGCGTCTTGCCGCCCAGCGCGTCGATGACCGCATCCTGTCCGGCGACCGCAACGTCGACCGCGGCCGCGTCCAGCACGTCGCCCGCAACAACTCTGACGTTCGCCTTCTTGTACTGCGCGGCACCGCGCACGAAAGCCGTCACCTTATGCCCAGCCGCCAACGCCTCATTTACCAGCGCTTCTCCGCTCTTGCCCGCTGCTCCAATCACTAGAACTTTCATCGCATCCTCCTTGTGCCTCGATTTGG
This genomic window contains:
- a CDS encoding efflux RND transporter permease subunit translates to MPLWIASGAGSIARHIIGMTVIGGMLAETFVGRFFVPAIFYVVERFSGAEKRKYCHSLPPKRPLWEIES
- a CDS encoding TolC family protein; the encoded protein is MKNTAHLGILAVLVQETGCMMGPKYKRPAVNVPQQYRTPEPQQATQASSLGNEQWWQLYEDPVLTQLIHTAIAQNYDVRIAAARVLEAQAQVGITRANRFPSASVGADIYSQQNAKVTNVFPAYQVNTGELNLSVIWNLDFWGKYRRQTEAARAQLFATEWGQRAVISSLVTNVATAYFQLRALDSELEISRRTLASRRESLKPTQFLEE
- a CDS encoding cupin domain-containing protein, whose amino-acid sequence is MSNFPTPLEEVIHHNVIKNNKTGGPALAIGPMQLLWRALGENTGYTFSIYETTVVPGMGIPLHKHPFAEFFYVLEGTLAIGSWNSEGAAEWNVYESGESLVVQPNAPHTFFNKSEHPCRMLSVSTYHHERMMKDAVQPDGRTDFLPAQLSQADFVKLTKSMEKNQTFLVADHA
- a CDS encoding NAD(P)-dependent oxidoreductase; protein product: MKVLVIGAAGKSGEALVNEALAAGHKVTAFVRGAAQYKKANVRVVAGDVLDAAAVDVAVAGQDAVIDALGGKTPWKVTTMETSAAHNIVDAMRRNGVRRLLKISVVGAGESVKNAGFFNEHLLMRTFLRGLLVDKAGMEAEIEGSNLDWTLVRPPMLTDGEKTGVARVLSTEGGEKAHKIGRADLAAFMVQQLESSRYVRQAVTVTTT